The Haliotis asinina isolate JCU_RB_2024 chromosome 2, JCU_Hal_asi_v2, whole genome shotgun sequence genomic interval AAAATGAAGCCCATAGTTGTGATGGGGAGAGACAGGCCTGATGCACTCATAAGTATCACGCCCATCTTGTACTTGAAAGGGATCTTTCGACTGCTGGCTGTAAGGTAGATCCCCAGAATCCAGCGCCGACGTTGGCGGATGTAGTCCATCAGTGTGAAGGTGCTGCGTTCCCACATTTCTCCCTCCACAAAGCCGAAACTGTAGCCCTCTTTGAAGGCCATCATGGCGAAGAAGCAGTCCTCCGCGATCGAAGATTCGGGTCCATGATCAAACGTTATGTGTTTCTCGGCTGCGGCATTTGCAATGATGAATGACCCCTTCCAGCTGAAGAAAGGTTTGTTGAGAGTACGCAGTGAGAAGCGTAGTGCTCCATAATCAACTCCTACTCGAACACTGTCAGCTAATGTGGTCACCCAGTTTACAATCTTATCCTTACTGTACGTGATCACACCTTGCCCGAATGAATGCTTGCCTTCTGATACAAAGTTAATGGTGCCAATGACAGAGCTTTCTGTGAGAATTGTCTCCTCATCAAGATGCACAATCCAGTCATCATCACTGAGGATGTCCACACCAGGTTCAAGGCTGTACTGGAGGGCTCGAGCTTTAAACAGTGTTCCGTTCCTTGTTGTGTAGTTGTGAGGAACAACCAGTTCTCTTGTGCGGGGATTTTTGGGAAGGTTTACAGGAATATCAGTTACTACTTCAAACATAAAGTTCTGCAGTCCCACACTTGTACAGATTTGGAGGTTGCGTTCAACATTTTCACGTACAAGCTCTGGAAATAATCCACGTGTCACAACACGGAAACAGAAAAACGGTCCAAGAAGTGGAGATCTTTGGAGTTGTGGTTTTTCTGGAAATGTGTGATAGCATATGATGCCAAGGAAATTGAAGCAAGCAAATACTAATGGGAAGTACAGGAATATCCTCGGAGCAAACAGGATCCAGGTTAGAAAGTAGCCATATTTTTCAAATGGGTCAAATCCGCTATCATCATTTCCACTGAGAAATGCATAATAACCATATATGACAAGTAGCAGAAGACACACGCAGCCACCATGTTGAAGATTCCgtatgatgctcatgatgccgCTGATATGCTGATTTAATCCACTGTCCTTGTTTTCAGGATTTTTGATGAAATATCTCTCAGAGGTTACTCTCTAAAACATGCTGCCAATctgcaaaaacaaaaatatcacaatcaaattttgaataaaattaataaaatattacCACAATGCAAAATGTTTAGTAAATATGATTAGATAAATCTTTTCATCCATTCCGGATGGCACTTAAAACCTGCAAATATAACAAGAAAATCCAACTCATCTGTTTAT includes:
- the LOC137274122 gene encoding beta-1,4-mannosyltransferase egh-like: MSIIRNLQHGGCVCLLLLVIYGYYAFLSGNDDSGFDPFEKYGYFLTWILFAPRIFLYFPLVFACFNFLGIICYHTFPEKPQLQRSPLLGPFFCFRVVTRGLFPELVRENVERNLQICTSVGLQNFMFEVVTDIPVNLPKNPRTRELVVPHNYTTRNGTLFKARALQYSLEPGVDILSDDDWIVHLDEETILTESSVIGTINFVSEGKHSFGQGVITYSKDKIVNWVTTLADSVRVGVDYGALRFSLRTLNKPFFSWKGSFIIANAAAEKHITFDHGPESSIAEDCFFAMMAFKEGYSFGFVEGEMWERSTFTLMDYIRQRRRWILGIYLTASSRKIPFKYKMGVILMSASGLSLPITTMGFIFGYIWPLPAWNGIHLILCSFLGTIVFLFMFGTMKSFSIRRTGAVQCVLLVIASLFCAIISSVLENVVAIMAWLPHKQPEFQIVKKDIRLQTIV